One genomic region from Terriglobus aquaticus encodes:
- a CDS encoding VOC family protein, protein MRSLVRLALFALAPALHTAMLSAQTAPQRPPITGIAFVEFAVSDEAAAEAFYGKELGFAKQTLPGSQQDTVYPVNRGQWIETASGPFHADAPSGRLLAVGLRTTSVPAMQAYLKAKGITPVGPVSAGRLAVHDPEGNTVVFVDRRTPTPKVPAHDNGVSHRIIHAGFVVGSGDKENTFYRDVLGFKPYWHGGMHDGVTDFISQQVPNGTDWIEFMLNVKPDASAEQRGVSNHFSLGVRKMDTAIAQFKANGCDTHNCTTSQMGRDGKVQLNVFDPDHSRVELMEYEPSGTVCCSPFVGKMPSENDPQ, encoded by the coding sequence ATGCGCTCCCTGGTCCGCCTCGCCCTGTTCGCCCTTGCACCCGCACTGCACACCGCCATGTTGTCCGCGCAAACTGCTCCGCAGCGGCCGCCCATCACCGGCATCGCTTTCGTGGAGTTTGCGGTGAGTGACGAGGCCGCCGCCGAGGCGTTCTATGGCAAGGAGCTAGGCTTCGCAAAGCAGACCCTGCCCGGCTCGCAGCAGGACACGGTCTACCCCGTGAATCGCGGCCAATGGATCGAGACCGCGAGCGGACCGTTCCACGCCGATGCTCCGAGCGGCCGGCTGCTGGCCGTGGGCCTTCGCACCACCAGTGTGCCCGCCATGCAGGCTTACCTGAAGGCCAAGGGGATTACGCCGGTCGGTCCGGTCAGCGCAGGCCGACTTGCCGTGCACGATCCTGAGGGCAACACCGTCGTCTTCGTCGATCGCCGCACGCCCACACCCAAGGTACCCGCGCACGATAACGGCGTCTCGCACCGCATCATCCATGCCGGCTTTGTAGTGGGAAGTGGCGACAAGGAAAACACGTTCTACCGCGACGTGCTCGGGTTCAAGCCCTACTGGCACGGCGGCATGCACGATGGCGTGACCGACTTCATCTCGCAACAGGTGCCGAACGGCACGGACTGGATCGAGTTCATGCTGAACGTGAAGCCGGATGCGAGCGCCGAACAGCGTGGCGTGTCGAATCACTTCTCGCTGGGCGTGCGCAAGATGGACACGGCGATTGCGCAGTTCAAGGCCAACGGCTGCGACACGCACAACTGCACCACCAGCCAGATGGGCCGCGACGGCAAGGTGCAACTGAACGTGTTCGACCCGGACCACTCGCGCGTCGAGTTGATGGAGTACGAGCCCAGCGGCACAGTTTGCTGCTCGCCGTTTGTCGGCAAGATGCCGAGCGAGAACGACCCGCAGTAG
- the dnaG gene encoding DNA primase codes for MADNFAQTLKQQTDIVKVIGDYVKLRKAGAQNWNGLCPFHKEKSPSFSVNATHGYFYCFGCHAKGDVFTFIQKLENVTFPEAVRTVAGKMGIPMPKREFASPEEAREAGLRKQLLDLHEAATQYFEQALQQPEAARAREYLTSRDVSPEMQKQFRIGYAPDDFNAMRDAMARHFPEEALRLSGLFSSKEQSDDSRPVGPMYARFRKRITFPIANEQGRTIAFTARALDSDEKSGPKYLNSPETALYSKGSVLFNLHRAKQPMRDQNYGLLVEGQMDCLRVFSAGIQPVIATSGTAFTEHQVRLLSRFTKRVIVNFDPDTAGANAAEKSLALLTEEGFEVRIVTLEGGLDPDGFIRQHGVAMYAEALRTAKPHADYLIERARALFPQRTADAKVKAINFLLPHIRRLPSEIARLDFAADAAQKLGVDASLMRKELQQAATQRLGSIKQSVAAEMSETEKILLRALTLAPEQKARRRAAQELAAHPEWLEGMAAADLLEALAQAPLDEPVDAMAVAPDDRSREMLARVLAEELPVDPEVLAADIANVLHALERRRLESRMRELRGMSAEAERRGDDTMRRQLGAEIMDVHRKLRTL; via the coding sequence ATGGCCGACAACTTCGCCCAGACTCTGAAGCAGCAGACCGACATCGTCAAGGTGATTGGCGACTACGTGAAGCTGCGCAAGGCCGGCGCGCAGAATTGGAATGGCCTGTGCCCGTTCCACAAGGAGAAGTCGCCGTCGTTCAGCGTGAATGCCACGCACGGCTACTTCTACTGCTTCGGCTGCCACGCCAAGGGTGATGTCTTCACCTTCATTCAGAAGCTGGAGAACGTCACCTTTCCCGAAGCCGTCCGCACGGTTGCCGGCAAGATGGGCATCCCCATGCCCAAGCGCGAGTTCGCCAGCCCCGAGGAGGCGCGCGAGGCCGGTCTGCGCAAGCAGTTGCTGGACCTGCATGAAGCCGCGACGCAGTACTTTGAGCAGGCGCTGCAACAGCCCGAGGCGGCACGCGCACGCGAGTACCTGACCAGTCGCGACGTCTCACCGGAGATGCAGAAGCAGTTCCGCATCGGCTACGCGCCCGACGACTTCAACGCGATGCGCGACGCGATGGCGCGGCACTTCCCTGAGGAAGCGCTGCGGTTGAGCGGCCTGTTCAGCAGCAAGGAGCAGAGCGATGATAGCCGCCCCGTTGGTCCCATGTACGCCCGCTTCCGCAAGCGCATCACCTTCCCCATTGCGAATGAGCAGGGCCGCACCATCGCCTTTACCGCGCGCGCGCTGGACAGCGACGAGAAGAGTGGGCCGAAGTACCTGAACTCGCCGGAGACCGCGCTTTATAGCAAAGGCAGCGTCCTGTTCAACCTGCACCGCGCCAAGCAGCCCATGCGCGACCAGAACTACGGCCTCTTGGTGGAAGGCCAGATGGATTGCCTGCGAGTGTTTTCCGCCGGCATTCAGCCCGTGATCGCGACCAGCGGCACCGCGTTTACCGAGCACCAGGTGCGCCTCTTGAGCCGCTTCACCAAGCGTGTCATCGTCAACTTCGACCCGGACACTGCGGGCGCCAACGCCGCCGAAAAGTCGCTGGCGCTGCTGACGGAGGAAGGCTTCGAGGTCCGCATCGTCACGCTGGAAGGCGGCCTCGATCCCGACGGCTTCATCCGCCAGCACGGCGTGGCCATGTACGCCGAGGCGCTGCGCACCGCCAAGCCGCACGCCGACTACCTGATCGAACGCGCACGCGCGCTGTTCCCGCAGCGCACCGCCGACGCCAAGGTGAAGGCGATCAACTTCCTCTTGCCGCACATCCGGCGCCTGCCCAGCGAGATCGCGCGCCTGGACTTCGCCGCCGACGCCGCGCAGAAACTCGGCGTGGACGCCAGCCTGATGCGCAAAGAGCTGCAGCAGGCCGCGACGCAGCGGCTGGGCAGCATCAAGCAATCCGTCGCGGCAGAGATGAGCGAGACGGAGAAGATCCTGCTGCGAGCGCTGACCCTTGCGCCTGAGCAGAAGGCTCGCCGCCGCGCCGCGCAGGAGCTGGCCGCGCATCCCGAGTGGCTGGAGGGCATGGCCGCCGCCGATCTGCTGGAGGCGCTCGCGCAGGCTCCGCTGGACGAGCCGGTGGACGCGATGGCCGTGGCGCCCGACGACCGGTCGCGCGAGATGCTGGCACGCGTTCTGGCGGAGGAACTGCCCGTCGACCCGGAGGTGCTTGCCGCCGACATCGCCAACGTCTTGCACGCCCTGGAACGTCGCCGACTGGAGAGCCGCATGCGCGAACTGCGCGGCATGAGTGCCGAAGCCGAGCGTCGCGGCGACGATACGATGCGCCGCCAGCTTGGCGCGGAGATCATGGACGTCCATCGCAAGCTACGTACGTTGTAA
- a CDS encoding phosphoribosylanthranilate isomerase translates to MWIKICGNTNLDDCLLAAELGADAVGFIFAHGKRLVTAERVAAITSQLPGLEKIGVFTTLDYDTIVRTVEEAGLTGVQMHGGPDYTLSERLRAYFGDAERCSVIQVLPWWTDRTADQQRSQFTAAAREVAEDGSADAMLIDSRTAQQTGGTGIALDWAAAHAALRGLNYRVIAAGGLHAGNVADAIEMMQPWGVDISSGVETGTPGRKDPARLQAFIEAARNAAARPLASADIR, encoded by the coding sequence ATGTGGATCAAAATCTGCGGCAACACGAATCTGGACGACTGCCTCTTGGCCGCGGAGTTGGGCGCGGACGCAGTCGGCTTTATCTTTGCCCACGGCAAACGCCTGGTGACCGCCGAGCGCGTGGCCGCGATCACGTCGCAACTGCCGGGCCTGGAGAAGATCGGCGTCTTCACCACCCTGGACTACGACACCATCGTGCGCACGGTGGAGGAGGCCGGTCTAACCGGTGTGCAGATGCACGGCGGCCCGGACTACACCCTGAGCGAACGGCTGCGCGCCTACTTCGGCGACGCCGAGCGCTGCAGCGTGATCCAGGTGCTGCCGTGGTGGACCGACCGCACGGCCGACCAGCAACGTTCCCAGTTCACCGCCGCTGCGCGCGAAGTCGCGGAAGACGGAAGCGCCGATGCGATGCTGATCGACTCCCGCACCGCGCAACAGACTGGCGGCACCGGCATTGCGCTGGATTGGGCCGCCGCGCACGCCGCGTTGCGGGGCTTGAACTACCGGGTGATCGCCGCGGGTGGCCTGCACGCCGGCAACGTGGCCGATGCGATTGAGATGATGCAGCCGTGGGGCGTCGACATCTCCAGCGGCGTGGAAACCGGCACTCCGGGCCGCAAGGACCCTGCGCGGCTGCAGGCGTTCATCGAAGCCGCCCGCAACGCAGCCGCGCGTCCGTTAGCATCAGCAGACATCCGGTAA
- the trpC gene encoding indole-3-glycerol phosphate synthase TrpC yields MSVTTASPTHLDRIVAQTRLDLAERMAATDRAALERAAADHQPRGLAAALRRAAQTRPAVIAELKKASPSKGLIRPEFDPAALAATLEQAGAAALSVLTDEPFFQGSLRNLLIASQTVTIPCLRKDFMVDPFQVIEARANGADAILLIVAALTDAELRTLRDAARDAELDVLCEVHSPEEIGRALPLECELYGVNTRDLRTFNVDSEAALTMARMLPSDAIRVGESGIRTADDIARMTSAGFNAFLIGETVMRAPDPGAALADLLKPQGSEVSVR; encoded by the coding sequence ATGTCCGTTACGACCGCAAGCCCGACTCACCTGGACCGCATCGTTGCGCAGACCCGGCTGGACCTGGCCGAGCGCATGGCCGCGACCGATCGTGCTGCGCTTGAGCGCGCCGCCGCCGACCACCAGCCTCGCGGCTTGGCGGCAGCCCTGCGCCGCGCTGCACAGACCCGCCCCGCGGTGATCGCGGAACTCAAGAAGGCATCGCCGTCCAAGGGCCTGATCCGCCCCGAGTTCGACCCCGCCGCGCTGGCCGCTACGCTGGAGCAGGCCGGCGCAGCCGCACTGTCTGTACTAACCGACGAGCCGTTCTTTCAAGGCAGCCTCCGTAACCTTCTCATTGCATCGCAGACCGTAACGATTCCTTGCCTGCGCAAGGACTTTATGGTCGATCCGTTCCAGGTGATTGAGGCGCGCGCCAACGGCGCCGATGCCATCCTGCTGATCGTCGCCGCCCTGACCGACGCGGAACTGCGGACCCTGCGCGATGCTGCCCGCGACGCCGAGCTCGACGTGCTCTGCGAGGTCCACTCGCCCGAAGAAATCGGGCGGGCGCTGCCTCTGGAGTGCGAACTGTACGGCGTGAACACCCGCGACCTGCGCACCTTTAACGTGGACAGCGAAGCCGCGCTGACGATGGCACGGATGCTGCCGTCAGACGCGATCCGCGTCGGCGAGAGCGGCATCCGCACCGCGGACGACATTGCCCGCATGACCTCCGCGGGCTTCAACGCATTCCTCATCGGCGAGACCGTGATGCGCGCCCCTGACCCGGGTGCCGCGCTGGCGGACCTGCTGAAACCCCAAGGCTCTGAAGTCAGCGTTCGCTGA
- a CDS encoding DUF5715 family protein, whose amino-acid sequence MFDSPRPVRSMAAAPTDFGSPLNRSAAARLLRTPSQASAPPALPKRGALLSLALAAVALSAAALPASALPSGHAARHAGSAPAAHASSHAVSRQAVAPVAHSRQSSAPHGKATVLAAAQHGRHAQTEAAEVSVHSRSKAGARETAHAASRTVPAHALTRKEREQQAAEQREEALAELRERAARHTTSRGTRSSATLRQTARLEVPREVLRPGSRTADADAAPDSRVQDRVHAWYRARHPQTTDADERGSAAQPTEPRTVASASATPAKLDLSTTPRKATADDFARAAAAQRETIAAAREQQAHQTTADDDNADAESRIPSTAPTEREPAPFVHGSFGESPAPADDAPANHAQRQTAAPIVRQAASAVAPGVTLAPPQHVDLKHRGDGLSTALAADAAAQAGSTDSAAQRQIPVATAADSSPRAIRALAQQTASSPTPVLKLPAPPSGALRKELPAVAAVESGARRKELDPAVVSGMAEQTFDDGGSSPATARTAVALAAPSAVAGLVPNRTHALSDDADSAPTALVHVNLFDPQGHLILVPPMKGSHEILVHQNQMAVTDGLDRIRDDGDLLDLRQRKLLVALPDEDSTYPDDRLPANRRYARPWTVRFLRDLAKAHYARFGTPLIVTSAARTVEFQRRLVRVNGNAAPPTGDVASPHLYGQAIDIGKGHMSLTELTWMRAYLTPVENDGKIDVEEEFQQSCFHISVYRRYLGLPSQRRSAPVPDASATLLTAKNQPAPQESKPSEKKHRRISTALLATGLR is encoded by the coding sequence ATGTTTGATTCTCCGCGGCCGGTCCGATCTATGGCTGCCGCACCGACCGACTTCGGTTCGCCCCTCAACCGTTCGGCTGCCGCTCGGCTGCTCCGGACGCCATCGCAGGCATCTGCTCCGCCCGCGCTGCCAAAGCGAGGTGCGCTGCTGTCCCTTGCGCTGGCTGCCGTTGCTCTCTCCGCGGCCGCTCTGCCCGCGTCGGCTCTTCCGTCCGGGCATGCGGCCCGACACGCCGGCTCCGCACCCGCGGCGCACGCTTCCAGCCACGCCGTCTCACGGCAAGCCGTTGCGCCGGTTGCCCACTCGCGGCAAAGCTCTGCACCGCATGGCAAAGCCACGGTGCTGGCCGCGGCCCAGCATGGCCGACACGCACAGACTGAGGCAGCAGAAGTCTCCGTGCACAGCCGCTCCAAAGCTGGAGCCCGCGAAACCGCACACGCCGCCAGCCGCACCGTGCCCGCCCATGCGCTGACCCGCAAAGAACGGGAGCAACAGGCCGCCGAGCAGCGCGAAGAGGCCTTGGCCGAACTGCGCGAGCGCGCTGCCCGTCACACTACTTCACGCGGCACCCGAAGCTCCGCAACGCTGCGGCAGACAGCCCGTCTTGAGGTTCCGCGCGAAGTTCTGCGCCCGGGTAGCCGGACCGCTGATGCCGACGCCGCCCCCGATTCCCGGGTTCAGGACCGGGTTCACGCCTGGTATCGCGCCCGCCATCCGCAGACCACGGACGCCGACGAACGTGGCTCTGCGGCGCAGCCGACTGAGCCCCGGACTGTCGCGAGCGCGTCCGCAACGCCGGCCAAACTGGACCTCTCGACCACGCCGCGCAAGGCAACCGCCGACGACTTTGCCCGCGCCGCTGCCGCCCAGCGCGAAACCATTGCCGCGGCCCGCGAGCAGCAGGCCCACCAGACCACGGCCGACGATGACAATGCCGACGCCGAAAGCCGTATTCCCAGCACAGCACCCACCGAGCGCGAACCAGCGCCCTTCGTTCACGGCAGCTTCGGCGAGTCCCCCGCGCCTGCGGATGACGCTCCCGCGAATCACGCGCAACGCCAGACCGCCGCGCCCATTGTGCGGCAGGCGGCCAGCGCGGTCGCACCAGGCGTGACGCTCGCACCGCCGCAGCATGTTGACCTGAAGCATCGCGGCGACGGCCTGAGCACTGCCCTTGCCGCAGATGCCGCGGCGCAGGCCGGCAGCACCGATTCCGCGGCACAACGGCAGATCCCGGTGGCCACTGCGGCGGACAGCTCGCCGCGTGCTATCCGCGCCCTGGCGCAGCAGACCGCAAGCTCGCCCACCCCCGTGCTCAAGCTGCCCGCACCGCCCAGTGGAGCGCTGCGCAAGGAGCTGCCGGCCGTGGCCGCGGTGGAGAGTGGTGCCCGGCGCAAGGAGCTGGACCCGGCAGTCGTTTCCGGCATGGCGGAACAGACCTTCGATGATGGCGGCTCGTCGCCCGCGACGGCACGCACCGCCGTGGCCCTGGCCGCTCCCAGTGCCGTTGCCGGCCTGGTGCCTAACCGCACCCACGCCCTGTCAGACGATGCCGACAGCGCGCCCACCGCTCTGGTCCACGTCAACCTGTTCGATCCGCAAGGCCACCTGATCCTGGTGCCGCCGATGAAGGGGTCGCACGAGATCCTCGTCCACCAGAACCAGATGGCCGTGACCGATGGCCTGGACCGCATCCGGGACGATGGCGACCTGCTCGACCTGCGGCAGCGCAAGCTGCTGGTGGCGCTGCCCGACGAGGACAGCACCTACCCGGACGATCGCCTGCCCGCGAACCGGCGCTACGCCCGGCCGTGGACCGTGCGCTTCCTGCGCGACCTGGCGAAGGCGCACTACGCTCGCTTTGGAACGCCGCTGATCGTGACCAGCGCCGCCCGCACGGTGGAGTTCCAGCGCCGGCTGGTGCGCGTCAACGGGAACGCCGCGCCGCCCACGGGCGATGTTGCCTCGCCGCACCTGTACGGCCAAGCCATCGACATCGGCAAGGGCCACATGAGCCTGACCGAGCTGACGTGGATGCGCGCCTACCTAACCCCGGTGGAGAACGACGGCAAGATCGATGTGGAAGAGGAGTTCCAGCAAAGCTGCTTCCACATCAGCGTGTACCGGCGCTATCTTGGGCTGCCCTCGCAACGTCGCTCGGCGCCCGTGCCTGACGCCTCCGCAACCCTGTTGACCGCAAAGAATCAGCCCGCGCCGCAAGAAAGCAAGCCCTCTGAGAAGAAGCACCGCCGCATCAGCACGGCTCTGCTCGCGACCGGTCTCCGCTAG
- a CDS encoding c-type cytochrome domain-containing protein codes for MPLSRPTTVHVLRHFGLALAHLAVAAAVLPLSGCSGGAASPTAASPAAAASTNPQQAARLQFYRREVLPTLQANCLRCHGGMNRRGGFNMSTRANLLQGGKDGPAVIIGRPEDSLLLHVLDPKLAADDPMRMPPKGDRLSAAQVAAIRKWVADGLVMDR; via the coding sequence TTGCCCTTGTCCCGTCCAACTACCGTGCACGTCCTTCGCCACTTCGGGTTAGCGCTGGCTCATCTTGCGGTGGCCGCGGCCGTGCTTCCGCTCTCCGGCTGCAGTGGTGGAGCCGCAAGCCCGACCGCGGCCTCGCCGGCAGCGGCGGCCAGCACGAACCCACAGCAGGCCGCTCGGCTGCAGTTCTACCGCAGGGAGGTGCTGCCCACATTGCAGGCCAACTGCCTGCGATGCCACGGCGGCATGAACCGGCGCGGCGGCTTCAACATGAGCACGCGCGCCAACCTGCTGCAGGGCGGCAAAGATGGCCCAGCGGTGATCATCGGCCGGCCCGAAGACAGCCTGCTGCTGCACGTGCTCGATCCAAAGCTGGCCGCGGACGATCCCATGCGCATGCCGCCCAAGGGCGACCGGCTGAGCGCCGCGCAGGTGGCGGCCATCCGCAAGTGGGTGGCGGACGGCCTGGTGATGGACCGGTAA